In a single window of the Mauremys reevesii isolate NIE-2019 linkage group 3, ASM1616193v1, whole genome shotgun sequence genome:
- the RHOU gene encoding rho-related GTP-binding protein RhoU, with protein sequence MPPQQEGEAGYISKPLAGGCEVPPVPPRRVRSSRAAALGAALGSRCRAGAGAEPRRSIKCVLVGDGAVGKTSLVVSYTTNGYPTEYIPTAFDNFSAVVSVDGRPVRLQLCDTAGQDEFDKLRPLCYTNTDIFLLCFSVVSPSSFQNVSEKWVPEIRCHCPKAPIILVGTQSDLREDVKVLIELDKCKEKPVAEEAAKLCSEEIKAASYIECSALTQKNLKEVFDAAIVAGIQYSDTQHQPKKSKCRTPDKMKNLSKSWWKKYCCFV encoded by the exons ATGCCGCCGCAGCAGGAGGGGGAGGCGGGCTACATCAGCAAGCCGCTGGCTGGCGGCTGCGAGGTGCCCCCGGTGCCCCCGCGCAGGGTCCGCAGCAGCCGGGCGGCGGCGCTGGGAGCGGCCCTGGGCAGCAGATGCCGGGCCGGGGCGGGAGCCGAGCCGCGCCGCAGCATCAAGTGTGTCCTGGTGGGGGACGGGGCTGTGGGCAAGACCAGCCTGGTGGTGAGTTACACCACGAATGGGTACCCCACGGAGTACATCCCCACCGCCTTCGACAACTTCTCCG CTGTTGTGTCTGTTGATGGCAGACCCGTGAGACTTCAGCTCTGTGACACAGCTGGTCAG GATGAATTTGACAAGCTTAGACCGCTGTGCTACACCAACACAGACATCTTCTTGCTGTGCTTCAGTGTTGTGAGCCCTTCCTCTTTCCAGAATGTGAGTGAAAAGTGGGTTCCTGAAATACGATGCCACTGCCCCAAAGCTCCTATTATTCTGGTTGGGACACAGTCGGACCTCCGAGAGGATGTCAAAGTTCTCATTGAGCTGGACAAGTGCAAAGAAAAGCCTGTTGCAGAAGAGGCCGCGAAGCTCTGTTCTGAGGAAATAAAAGCAGCATCTTACATCGAGTGCTCAGCTTTGACTCAGAAAAATCTCAAAGAGGTCTTTGATGCGGCCATTGTCGCTGGCATTCAGTACTcggatacacagcaccaaccaaAGAAATCCAAGTGCAGGACTCCAGACAAAATGAAAAACCTCTCCAAATCTTGGTGGAAAAAGTACTGTTGTTTTGTATAG